A genome region from Alicyclobacillus acidocaldarius subsp. acidocaldarius DSM 446 includes the following:
- a CDS encoding transglycosylase domain-containing protein: MPKPFLSDADSPLPRRTRRSFARVAAMAFGAAFGAGFVGTSLVLVGLKLLPLPSTAKTAPTELTSADGRPIALWSPAGQARAALPLGAFPRWLVEATLATEDANFYRDHAISVRSTLRAVAVNVRHGEIVQGGSTITQQLAKNLYLTQDRTFGRKLREAMLALQLELHEPKDWILDRYLNVVYYGHGAYGAPAASQLYFGKPVQSLDLAESALLAGLPKGPALYSPLDHLERAKARQRVVLERMVQTGYITQAEADAAYAEPLHIARHQPPTLQAPYFSEMAFNEAKRMARLTDGDLDAGYVRIHTTLDPLLQKAAERAIQSTLPKGSQLEAALVALDPQTGAIRALVGGRDYRESPFNRALGKRQPGSTFKAFVYGAALTRGWTPAREVDSKLTTFIYGPSPKDEYTVHDYGDIYAGRPLTLREAIARSDNVYAVQTELAIGAQNVMDFAKKLGIQEEMKPYPSLALGVFPVTPVELAAAYAAFANGGYRVTPHAVESVDTPYGRTVHPLEKTRVISPELAFQMTDLMQSVLAPGGTGYGARPYLHAPAAAKTGTTDTDAWMVGYTPRLVVAVWVGYDSGRPLTVQESHLAAPIWGKFMGTAQAHLPGPWYTPPSDLEAVRIDPLSGALATPQCGAAETDYFLPGTAPTATCPLHRPPVVPEPAPSRWWNWLRRLF; this comes from the coding sequence ATGCCGAAACCTTTCCTTTCCGACGCCGATTCGCCGCTTCCGCGCCGCACCCGGCGTTCCTTCGCCCGAGTCGCTGCCATGGCCTTTGGTGCCGCGTTCGGCGCCGGATTCGTCGGTACCTCGCTCGTGCTCGTGGGCCTCAAACTCCTCCCTCTTCCGTCGACCGCTAAGACCGCGCCGACCGAACTGACCAGCGCGGACGGCCGCCCCATCGCGCTCTGGTCGCCCGCCGGACAGGCGCGGGCTGCCCTGCCTCTCGGTGCCTTCCCGCGCTGGCTGGTCGAGGCCACACTCGCGACCGAAGACGCCAATTTCTACCGCGATCACGCCATCAGCGTGCGCTCCACGCTCCGCGCGGTGGCGGTCAACGTACGCCATGGCGAGATCGTCCAGGGCGGATCCACCATCACGCAGCAGCTCGCGAAAAACCTGTACCTCACCCAGGATCGCACGTTCGGCCGCAAGCTGCGGGAGGCCATGCTCGCCCTGCAGCTCGAGTTGCACGAGCCGAAGGACTGGATTCTGGACCGATACCTCAACGTCGTCTACTACGGGCACGGCGCGTACGGCGCCCCCGCGGCAAGTCAGCTCTACTTCGGCAAACCGGTTCAGTCGCTCGATCTCGCCGAAAGCGCCTTGCTCGCCGGTTTGCCCAAGGGCCCGGCGCTGTACTCGCCGCTCGATCACCTGGAGCGCGCCAAGGCCCGCCAGAGAGTGGTGCTCGAGCGCATGGTGCAGACGGGTTACATCACACAGGCCGAGGCGGACGCCGCGTACGCCGAGCCCCTGCACATTGCGCGCCACCAACCCCCGACGCTTCAGGCGCCGTACTTCAGCGAGATGGCGTTCAACGAGGCGAAGCGCATGGCCCGGCTCACGGACGGCGATCTCGACGCGGGCTACGTCCGCATCCACACGACGCTCGACCCGCTGCTGCAAAAGGCGGCGGAGCGCGCCATTCAGTCGACGCTGCCGAAGGGAAGCCAGCTCGAAGCCGCGCTCGTGGCCCTGGATCCGCAAACCGGCGCCATCCGCGCGCTCGTCGGTGGGCGAGACTACCGCGAGAGCCCGTTCAACCGGGCGCTCGGCAAGCGGCAACCGGGATCGACGTTCAAGGCGTTCGTCTACGGGGCGGCGCTCACGCGCGGTTGGACGCCCGCGCGCGAGGTGGACTCCAAGCTCACGACGTTCATCTACGGCCCGTCCCCCAAGGACGAATACACCGTGCACGACTACGGAGACATCTACGCCGGCCGGCCGCTCACGCTGCGGGAAGCCATCGCGCGGTCGGACAACGTGTACGCCGTGCAGACGGAGCTCGCCATCGGAGCCCAAAACGTCATGGATTTCGCCAAGAAGCTCGGGATTCAAGAGGAGATGAAGCCGTATCCCTCTCTCGCCCTCGGCGTGTTTCCCGTCACTCCGGTGGAACTGGCTGCGGCCTACGCGGCCTTCGCCAACGGCGGCTACAGGGTCACGCCGCACGCGGTCGAGTCCGTCGACACGCCGTACGGGCGCACGGTCCATCCGCTCGAGAAGACGCGCGTCATCTCGCCTGAGCTCGCGTTTCAGATGACCGATCTCATGCAGAGCGTGCTCGCCCCCGGCGGAACGGGATATGGCGCTCGGCCGTACCTGCACGCCCCGGCCGCGGCGAAGACCGGCACGACCGATACAGACGCCTGGATGGTGGGTTACACGCCCCGGCTTGTGGTGGCGGTGTGGGTGGGTTACGACTCGGGCCGGCCGCTCACGGTGCAGGAGTCTCACCTCGCGGCGCCTATCTGGGGGAAGTTCATGGGGACGGCGCAGGCGCACCTGCCCGGGCCGTGGTACACGCCGCCGTCCGATCTCGAGGCCGTCCGGATCGACCCGCTGTCCGGCGCGCTCGCCACGCCCCAGTGCGGCGCCGCGGAGACGGACTACTTCCTGCCAGGAACCGCCCCCACGGCCACGTGCCCGCTTCATCGGCCTCCGGTCGTGCCCGAACCCGCGCCGAGCCGATGGTGGAACTGGCTGCGGCGGCTCTTCTAG
- a CDS encoding pyridoxal phosphate-dependent aminotransferase — MEERLSRRVRTIRPSATMSVDSKTKQLIAKGQPVINMSVGEPDFHTPVPAAFAGIRAITNGQTRYTEAAGMLALRKAIAHKLQAENGLHYAPEQIVVSNGAKHTLYNIFVTILDEGDEVILPAPYWTSYPEQIRVAGGKPVVIECGPETGFKLTPDQLAAAITPRTKAVLLNSPCNPTGSVYHEEELKALGEVLRQHDIYVVLDEIYERLVYGVKHVSLVAACPDLYDRSLVVNGFSKAFAMTGWRLGYVAAPLDLAKAMASFQSHSTGSPATMSQIAGETALAHFDPSVIDVFRRRRDALVAGLNSLEGVRCLVPEGAFYAFPDIRGVLGRRYEGQAIETSADYCELLLEHALVASVPGEAFGAPGYVRFSYAVRDEDVIEAVNRMREFHSKLTN, encoded by the coding sequence GTGGAAGAGCGTCTGTCGAGACGAGTCAGAACCATCCGGCCGTCGGCGACCATGAGCGTCGACAGCAAGACCAAGCAACTCATCGCCAAGGGCCAGCCGGTGATCAACATGAGCGTCGGCGAACCGGACTTTCACACGCCGGTTCCGGCCGCCTTCGCGGGCATCCGCGCCATCACCAACGGGCAGACCCGCTACACGGAGGCCGCGGGCATGCTGGCCCTCCGCAAGGCCATCGCGCATAAACTTCAGGCCGAAAACGGCCTTCATTACGCGCCGGAGCAAATCGTGGTCTCGAACGGCGCGAAGCACACGCTGTACAACATCTTCGTGACCATCCTCGACGAGGGGGACGAGGTCATTCTCCCTGCGCCATATTGGACCTCGTACCCCGAGCAGATCCGCGTCGCGGGCGGTAAGCCCGTCGTGATCGAGTGCGGGCCCGAGACGGGCTTCAAGCTCACGCCAGACCAACTCGCTGCGGCCATCACGCCGCGGACGAAGGCAGTCCTGCTGAACAGCCCGTGCAACCCCACCGGGTCCGTGTACCACGAGGAAGAGTTGAAGGCGCTCGGCGAAGTCCTCCGCCAGCACGACATCTACGTCGTTCTCGACGAGATTTACGAGCGCCTGGTCTACGGCGTGAAACACGTGAGTCTCGTGGCCGCCTGCCCCGATTTGTACGATCGCTCCCTCGTCGTGAACGGCTTTTCGAAGGCGTTCGCGATGACGGGGTGGCGCCTCGGCTACGTGGCCGCGCCGCTCGATCTCGCCAAGGCCATGGCGAGCTTCCAGAGCCACTCCACGGGCAGCCCGGCGACCATGTCGCAAATCGCGGGCGAAACGGCGCTTGCACACTTCGATCCAAGCGTGATCGACGTGTTCCGCCGCCGGCGCGATGCGCTCGTGGCGGGGCTGAACAGCCTCGAGGGCGTGCGCTGCCTCGTGCCCGAAGGCGCATTTTACGCGTTCCCCGACATCCGCGGCGTCCTCGGGCGCCGATACGAGGGCCAGGCCATCGAGACGAGCGCGGACTACTGCGAACTGTTGCTCGAGCACGCGCTCGTCGCGAGCGTCCCGGGCGAGGCGTTCGGCGCGCCGGGCTACGTCCGCTTCTCGTACGCCGTGCGCGACGAGGACGTCATCGAAGCCGTGAATCGCATGCGCGAATTCCACAGCAAGCTGACGAACTGA
- a CDS encoding NADPH:quinone oxidoreductase family protein → MKAWVVRELGHHRDVLRLEDTPVPAMQPGSARIRVEAAALNFLDLLVCQGQYQEKPPLPFTPGVEVCGVVEEVAPGSTFQVGDRVIALPQLPHGGLAEQVVVPLAQVHRVPEGAPPAEAAAMFITYHTAYYALHRLARLQPGEVLLVHAGAGGVGSAAIQLGKAAGARVIATAGGPEKVETCRQLGADEAVDYRSGDFVEAVKAFTSGRGADVIFDPVGGDVFDASRRCIAFEGRLLVIGFASGRIPQAPMNHALVKNYSLVGVHWGLFHRLYPDAVREMHEELIRLYEAGRIRPLVRHVYPFEDVIPAMDALGGRKTVGKVIVSVS, encoded by the coding sequence GTGAAGGCCTGGGTCGTGCGAGAATTGGGGCACCATCGCGACGTGCTGCGCCTTGAAGATACCCCCGTTCCGGCGATGCAGCCGGGGAGCGCCCGGATTCGCGTCGAGGCGGCGGCGCTGAACTTCCTGGATCTGCTGGTCTGCCAGGGGCAGTATCAGGAGAAGCCGCCCCTTCCCTTCACGCCTGGCGTCGAGGTGTGCGGGGTGGTGGAAGAGGTCGCGCCGGGATCGACGTTTCAGGTGGGCGATCGCGTCATTGCCCTGCCGCAGCTGCCGCACGGCGGCCTGGCGGAGCAGGTGGTGGTGCCGCTTGCGCAGGTGCACCGCGTGCCCGAGGGGGCGCCTCCGGCGGAGGCCGCGGCGATGTTCATCACCTACCACACCGCGTATTACGCGCTCCATCGCCTGGCGCGGCTCCAACCCGGCGAGGTCTTGCTGGTGCATGCGGGCGCGGGCGGGGTCGGATCGGCGGCGATTCAACTCGGCAAAGCGGCGGGCGCACGCGTCATTGCGACGGCGGGCGGACCGGAAAAGGTGGAGACGTGCCGCCAGCTTGGCGCGGACGAGGCGGTCGACTACCGCAGCGGAGATTTTGTGGAAGCGGTGAAAGCGTTCACATCGGGCCGCGGCGCGGACGTCATCTTCGATCCGGTGGGCGGAGACGTGTTCGACGCGTCGCGCAGGTGCATCGCGTTCGAGGGGCGGCTGCTCGTCATCGGATTCGCGAGCGGGCGCATCCCACAGGCGCCCATGAACCACGCGCTTGTCAAGAACTACAGCCTCGTGGGCGTGCACTGGGGACTCTTCCATCGGTTGTACCCAGACGCGGTTCGCGAGATGCACGAGGAGCTCATCCGATTGTATGAGGCGGGGCGCATCCGCCCGCTGGTGCGGCATGTGTACCCGTTCGAAGACGTGATTCCCGCGATGGATGCGCTCGGCGGGCGGAAGACGGTTGGGAAGGTCATCGTATCCGTGTCGTGA